A portion of the Edaphobacter lichenicola genome contains these proteins:
- the bamA gene encoding outer membrane protein assembly factor BamA, with product MLPAQVSPNASRPASSQGVETLCQPQVIGNRRIPKESVLARLYSRQNDLYDPLVVERDFNSLWNTGYFDDVRIERVDSPKCVQLIIYVKEKPTIREINYKGLGSVTQSDIVDRFKKAKVSLSVESQYDPTKIKRAEVVLRDLLAEHGHQFATIKTEVKTIPPAAVAITFNIKEGPTVKVGKIAFDGNKSLNDRTLRGAMKNLRPIGIPHSIILENLFARTFDASKLDEDTERVRQAYRDRGYFKALTSEPTTHVRDAGGVNWLTLHPSKGKRIDILMPVEEGDRYKLGGITFKGNTHVPNVKVLRAQFAQKDGEYFNATMFGKGLDQLRKAYGELGYINFVGTPVPRIDEAKKLIYLDIDIDEGKPFYVSRIEFTGNTITRDKVIRRELLLEEGQVYNSRLWELSILRLNQLNYFEVLKADQDSESRQNTDDGTVDLLLKLKEKGKNSIGLNGGISGLSGTFVGLNYETNNFLGLGETLSVVANIGDLSRNLSFGFTEPYLRDKPISLGAQVFASKYDFNPSKSQSPTGAAPGNLTTAQQSLLTNYNQSTTGLTISASEPLRHLFSRSGVTRIGLSYSLSRSSVTTFNQNTTNVFQSLAFRSGVAGQNQLTGIITSVVTPSFTFSSLDRAVGPHRGKDFNVSMQVAGVGGNVKYISPIASYRQFYPMKGLKVSGDGHNVLGYRIQLAHTSGFGGEVAPPTHRLYEGGESDIRGFDPRSLSPYTFIPNKVQFILTNPDGTSVPRDPTNPPLGPIQIPLPIYRIVSIGGDTALTSNLEYRIPIVNQVTFAFFTDFGMVFDAQHGQLRQSTAGQSLLNGAQYGCPTIVNGACFGGTAVKFPDLLAIVPGTNFVPRMSNGAELQVILPIVNAPFRIYYAYNPLRLYKDIPQKLAVPNTGPGNTFQSYFPDTGAGQFSYQQALQFYGADYILREPRKTFRLTVSTTF from the coding sequence ATGTTGCCTGCCCAGGTGTCTCCAAATGCTTCGCGACCCGCGTCGTCTCAGGGAGTCGAGACGCTTTGCCAGCCACAGGTGATCGGTAATCGGCGCATCCCGAAGGAGTCGGTGCTGGCCCGGCTATACAGCCGCCAGAACGATCTATATGACCCTCTGGTGGTCGAGCGGGACTTCAACTCTCTCTGGAACACGGGATATTTTGACGACGTTCGCATCGAGCGGGTGGACTCCCCGAAGTGCGTCCAGCTCATCATCTATGTGAAAGAAAAGCCGACCATCCGGGAGATCAACTATAAGGGTCTCGGCTCGGTTACGCAGTCTGATATCGTAGACCGCTTCAAGAAGGCGAAGGTCTCGCTTTCCGTGGAGAGCCAGTACGACCCAACCAAGATCAAACGGGCCGAGGTGGTTCTGAGAGACCTGCTGGCCGAGCACGGACATCAGTTCGCCACGATCAAAACCGAGGTCAAGACCATTCCTCCGGCGGCTGTCGCGATCACCTTCAATATCAAGGAAGGCCCGACCGTCAAGGTCGGCAAGATCGCGTTTGACGGAAACAAGAGCCTGAACGATCGCACGTTGCGCGGGGCGATGAAGAATCTGCGTCCGATCGGAATACCGCACTCAATCATCCTCGAAAACCTGTTCGCGCGGACCTTCGACGCGAGCAAGCTGGATGAAGACACCGAGCGCGTACGCCAGGCCTATCGCGACCGTGGTTACTTCAAGGCACTCACCAGCGAGCCGACGACGCACGTGCGCGATGCGGGCGGTGTGAACTGGCTTACGTTGCACCCATCCAAGGGCAAACGGATCGACATCTTGATGCCGGTGGAGGAGGGAGACCGCTATAAGCTGGGCGGCATCACCTTCAAGGGCAACACGCACGTTCCCAACGTGAAGGTTCTGCGGGCACAGTTTGCGCAGAAGGACGGCGAGTACTTCAACGCGACCATGTTCGGCAAGGGGCTCGACCAGTTGCGTAAGGCTTACGGCGAGCTTGGCTATATCAACTTTGTCGGAACTCCCGTTCCAAGGATCGATGAAGCGAAGAAGCTGATCTATCTCGACATCGATATCGACGAGGGTAAGCCGTTCTATGTGTCGCGGATCGAGTTTACGGGCAATACGATTACGCGCGACAAGGTAATTCGCCGTGAGTTGCTGCTCGAAGAAGGCCAGGTCTACAACAGCCGGCTTTGGGAGCTCTCCATTCTGCGGCTGAATCAGTTGAACTACTTTGAGGTGCTCAAAGCAGACCAGGACTCGGAGAGCCGACAGAACACCGACGACGGAACCGTTGACCTGTTGCTGAAGCTAAAGGAAAAGGGCAAGAACTCGATCGGCCTGAATGGCGGTATCAGCGGACTTTCGGGAACATTTGTCGGGTTGAACTACGAGACCAACAACTTCCTCGGATTGGGCGAGACTCTGTCAGTCGTAGCAAATATCGGAGACCTGTCACGCAATCTGAGCTTCGGGTTTACGGAGCCGTATCTGCGGGATAAACCAATCTCGCTGGGCGCGCAGGTGTTTGCCAGCAAGTACGACTTCAATCCTTCCAAGAGCCAGTCGCCAACCGGCGCAGCGCCGGGAAATCTGACGACCGCGCAGCAGTCGCTGCTGACGAACTATAACCAGTCGACGACCGGCTTGACGATATCGGCCAGCGAGCCGCTGCGCCATCTGTTCTCACGCTCCGGCGTGACTCGCATCGGTCTGTCGTACTCGCTGTCGCGTTCTTCGGTCACGACCTTCAATCAAAATACGACCAATGTCTTCCAGTCGCTGGCCTTCCGGTCAGGTGTCGCGGGACAGAATCAGCTGACGGGTATCATCACCTCGGTGGTGACGCCGAGCTTCACGTTCTCGAGTCTCGATCGAGCAGTCGGTCCGCACCGAGGCAAGGACTTCAACGTCTCAATGCAGGTTGCGGGCGTGGGCGGAAATGTGAAGTACATCTCGCCGATTGCCAGCTATCGTCAGTTCTACCCGATGAAGGGGTTGAAGGTCAGCGGCGACGGGCACAATGTGTTGGGCTATCGCATTCAGCTCGCGCATACGTCGGGCTTTGGTGGCGAGGTCGCTCCGCCGACACACCGTCTCTACGAGGGTGGCGAATCCGACATCCGCGGGTTCGATCCTCGGTCGCTTTCGCCCTACACCTTTATTCCGAACAAGGTGCAGTTCATCCTGACCAACCCCGATGGGACGTCGGTGCCACGCGATCCGACCAACCCGCCGTTGGGACCAATCCAGATTCCGCTGCCAATCTACCGCATCGTATCGATCGGCGGAGATACGGCGCTGACGAGCAACCTGGAATACCGAATTCCAATCGTGAACCAGGTGACCTTTGCCTTCTTCACCGACTTCGGAATGGTCTTCGACGCTCAGCACGGCCAGTTGCGTCAGAGCACGGCCGGACAGTCGCTGCTCAACGGAGCGCAGTACGGTTGCCCGACGATCGTCAATGGCGCCTGCTTCGGCGGCACCGCGGTCAAGTTCCCCGACCTGCTGGCGATCGTGCCGGGAACCAACTTTGTACCGCGTATGTCGAACGGCGCGGAGCTGCAGGTGATCCTGCCGATCGTCAACGCTCCCTTCCGGATCTACTATGCGTACAACCCGCTGCGGCTCTACAAAGACATTCCGCAGAAGCTCGCGGTGCCGAACACTGGGCCGGGCAATACCTTCCAGAGCTACTTCCCAGACACAGGGGCCGGACAGTTCAGCTATCAGCAGGCGTTGCAGTTCTATGGGGCTGACTACATTCTGCGTGAGCCGAGGAAGACGTTCCGGTTGACGGTCAGCACGACCTTCTAA
- a CDS encoding CPXCG motif-containing cysteine-rich protein, producing MFAAGFQCAGCGEWIETTVDESGGSKQQYVEDCQVCCQPNVLTVRWDGSAREFTIMAELES from the coding sequence ATGTTCGCGGCAGGGTTTCAGTGCGCCGGGTGCGGGGAGTGGATTGAAACTACGGTCGATGAGTCCGGCGGGTCAAAACAGCAGTACGTCGAGGACTGCCAGGTATGCTGCCAGCCTAATGTGCTAACGGTGCGTTGGGACGGATCGGCTCGGGAGTTTACGATTATGGCGGAGCTGGAAAGTTAG
- a CDS encoding cysteine dioxygenase, whose protein sequence is MIDISAFATGLSEIPEEQFTDSAVLEYMRDNPVSIASLDPYLYFNAEHYTRNLILHTPLFDLMALCWEIGQKSRIHNHTNQRCWMGVALGKVQVQNYHVVHHDTATRFCELTPTDRYIIDSDHPAEVDSGEPIHLLVNPPAFASRAVTLHIYSRPFDACEVYDLKSKSYQTVSLSYTSELGVLTSEVAVEKMSLA, encoded by the coding sequence ATGATCGATATCAGCGCTTTCGCCACCGGGCTTAGCGAAATCCCGGAGGAGCAGTTTACCGATAGCGCAGTTCTCGAGTACATGCGCGACAATCCCGTCTCGATTGCCAGCCTCGATCCCTATCTCTACTTCAACGCCGAGCACTACACTCGAAATCTCATCCTTCACACGCCGCTCTTCGATCTCATGGCTCTCTGCTGGGAGATCGGGCAGAAGAGCAGGATTCACAACCACACGAATCAGCGCTGCTGGATGGGTGTCGCTCTTGGCAAGGTACAAGTGCAGAACTACCACGTCGTCCATCACGACACCGCGACGCGTTTCTGTGAACTCACCCCTACGGACCGCTACATTATCGACTCCGACCATCCCGCCGAGGTTGATTCCGGCGAGCCAATTCATCTTTTGGTCAATCCGCCTGCCTTCGCCTCCCGAGCGGTCACACTTCACATCTACTCCCGGCCCTTCGACGCGTGCGAGGTCTACGACCTCAAATCGAAGAGCTATCAAACGGTAAGTTTGTCCTACACCAGCGAACTCGGCGTTCTCACCTCCGAAGTGGCTGTCGAAAAGATGAGTCTCGCCTAA